The Metallibacterium scheffleri region GTTCTGGTTGAGTGTGACCAGCGAGACCGACACGTTCATCGCCGCGCCGAGCATTTCACGCATCGCGCTGACCGCGTCGTTGATGCGGTTGGCGTGGTCGTTGACGTCGCGGAAGTAGGGGCGCACGGTTTCCGGGATGAACGCCGGGTGCAAGCGTTCGAGCTGGGCCAGCACGTCCTGCAGCGGCGCCACCGCCAGGCGCAGGCGCGTGAGTTCGCGTTGCATGCCATACAGTCGTTTCAGCGTGCCGCGCTTCCACTGCTTGGCGAAGATCGCGCTTTCCAGATCCTCCAGCTCGGCCTGGTAGGTTTCCAGGACCGGCATGAAGCCATCGACGATGGCATCAAGCACCGAGTACAGCGCATAGCCCGGACCTTGCGCCAGCAGCGCCGGATTCTGCTCGGCGGCGTGGCGCACCGGCGCGTAGCTGGGCGAGCTGCCGTGACGCACGCTGATGATGTAATTGGCGCCGAGAAACACATGCGTCTCGCCGAAACTGATGCGCGCCCCCGCGCGTGCGGCGGTGCGTGCCACCACGAACAGGCTTTCGCCGTAGGGCTCGATCTTGGGCCGCTGGTGCGCGTTGCGCGCGTCCTCCACGGCCAGCGGATGCAGCGCGAACTCCTCCTGCATCCGCGCCAGCAGCGCGTCGTCCGGCTCGTACAGGCCAACCCACACGAAACGGCCGCGTTCACGCAGCGTGTCGCTGATCGCGGCCAGATCGATGTCGCCCAGACGCTGGCCGTTGCGCTCGTAGGCGACGCAGGCGACTACGCCGGGCACGGCTGCAGGCAGGTTTTCAGCGGGATGCTGCGCGGGCACGGGGTTGGCCATGCCGCGATTCTGGCCGAACTGCGTGGCGCGCGCTCAGCGCGTCACGCGTGGCCGCCACAGCGTCCATGCCAGCGCCAGATTCAAGGGCAGCGCGAACAGGATCCAGTGCAGGTTGGCCTGCACGAACCATGGGCTGAACTTGGCCAGCAGGCCGAATACGCTGAGCGCGGCCAGCGCCAGCGCAAGGACCCGCGTCCAGTGGCGCGCCACGCGGCGCGTGCCCAAGCCGCGCAGCAGCGGCCAGATCAGTAACAACAGCATGGGATCGAACTGCAGCAGATTCTCGTTGGCCCACGCCGCGCGATGCGAGGTCAGCGTCCACAGCGCCAGCATGATCAGCCCGGTCAAGCCGCCAAGCAGCGCATACAGGCCGGCCGCCGCGGCGCCGAGCCAGCGCGCCAAGGCGCCTGCGTGTTCGCGTGCACCCCACGGCAGCAGCGCGGCCCAGGCCAGGCCGATTGCCAGCAGCGGCCAGCGCAACGCCGGTGGCGCCGGCGGGGGCGGCGCTACATCGCCGGCATAAATCAGGCGCGAGGACGTCACCAGCGGCTGCGTGCCGCCGCGTCCGTCGGGTACACGCACGTGCCGCACAAGGTCGGAAAGTGTGACCGGCAAAAAGCTGTCCTGCCACTGCGTCAGCGGCCGGTCGGCGCGTGGGCCGAGACCCAGGTCGACCAGCAGCATCAGCGGCAGGTCGTGCGCCAGCATGCGTTCGGACTGGCTGCGGAAGGTGCGCGCGCCGGCTGATTGTTGCGTCTGCGCTTGGATCGCGCCGCCCAGCGCGCGGTTGAGCGCATCGCGCACGCGCGTGGCGCAGTTGTCATAGAAG contains the following coding sequences:
- a CDS encoding DUF4105 domain-containing protein — its product is MMKPLRHLLMLVLLLALAPLAHAGISNAPGRDLRVELVTYGPGRVYWERFGHVAIILRDTRSGEAVSFNYGVFDFDTHDFFLKFIRGHMLYSMDAEYAGPEVTSYIDAGRAVRIEKLAFTPAQASALRDFLLWNDQPQNRRYRYDYFYDNCATRVRDALNRALGGAIQAQTQQSAGARTFRSQSERMLAHDLPLMLLVDLGLGPRADRPLTQWQDSFLPVTLSDLVRHVRVPDGRGGTQPLVTSSRLIYAGDVAPPPPAPPALRWPLLAIGLAWAALLPWGAREHAGALARWLGAAAAGLYALLGGLTGLIMLALWTLTSHRAAWANENLLQFDPMLLLLIWPLLRGLGTRRVARHWTRVLALALAALSVFGLLAKFSPWFVQANLHWILFALPLNLALAWTLWRPRVTR
- a CDS encoding magnesium and cobalt transport protein CorA — translated: MANPVPAQHPAENLPAAVPGVVACVAYERNGQRLGDIDLAAISDTLRERGRFVWVGLYEPDDALLARMQEEFALHPLAVEDARNAHQRPKIEPYGESLFVVARTAARAGARISFGETHVFLGANYIISVRHGSSPSYAPVRHAAEQNPALLAQGPGYALYSVLDAIVDGFMPVLETYQAELEDLESAIFAKQWKRGTLKRLYGMQRELTRLRLAVAPLQDVLAQLERLHPAFIPETVRPYFRDVNDHANRINDAVSAMREMLGAAMNVSVSLVTLNQNEVVKRLAGWAALLAVPTLLTGWFGMNFRHMPELDQPWAYPALIAFTLTLCGGLYLMLKRARWL